One Lycium barbarum isolate Lr01 chromosome 5, ASM1917538v2, whole genome shotgun sequence genomic window carries:
- the LOC132640364 gene encoding proline transporter 2-like isoform X1 has protein sequence MSSTSLDHPLLPKVHNDEISVLKPNMTSKLVAIGIPNTAHQVSNDSWIQVGIVLGTGINSAFALGYAGIIMVPLGWFGGVVGLILSSAISLYASILIAKLHEYGGRRHIRYRDLAGFIYGQTAYSLVWALQYANLFLINTGYVILGGQALKAFYVLFRDDHLMKLPYFIALAGFACVLFAIAIPHLSALRVWLGFSTFFSLVYVFIVIALCLKDGLEAPPRDYSIPGTKSSRIWATIGAAGNLVFAYNTGMLPEIQATVREPVVKNMIKALNFQFTLGIVPMHAVTYIGYWAYGSNASSYLLNNVSGPIWLKGTANIAAFLQAIIALHIFASPMYEFLDTKYGIKGSALACKNLGFRIIVRGGYIAITAFLSALLPFLGDFMSLTGAISTFPLTFILPNHMYIVANRKKLSLLQKSWHWLNIFFFGCISVAALVAALKLIDVDSKTYHVFADL, from the exons ATTCATGGATTCAGGTGGGAATTGTTTTGGGCACTGGCATCAACAGTGCCTTTGCTCTCGGATATGCTGGCATAATTATGGTTCCTCTAGGTTGGTTtggtggtgtagttggtttgatTTTATCATCAGCTATATCACTATATGCTAGTATTCTTATCGCTAAGCTCCACGAATATGGGGGAAGGAGGCATATCAGATATAGAGACCTTGCAGGATTCATATATG GACAGACAGCCTATTCGCTTGTCTGGGCATTGCAGTATGCAAATCTTTTCTTGATAAATACTGGATATGTCATTTTGGGTGGACAGGCCTTAAAG GCTTTCTATGTTCTCTTTAGGGATGACCATCTGATGAAACTTCCATACTTCATTGCACTGGCTGGGTTCGCCTGCGTCCTTTTTGCCATTGCTATACCCCATTTGTCAGCTTTAAGGGTTTGGCTGGGGTTTTCAACATTCTTCAGTCTAGTGTATGTTTTTATTGTGATTGCTTTGTGTCTTAAAGACG GTCTTGAGGCACCTCCTAGAGACTATAGCATTCCAGGAACTAAAAGCAGTAGGATTTGGGCAACTATTGGTGCTGCTGGTAATCTTGTTTTTGCATATAACACAGGAATGCTTCCCGAGATACAG GCTACCGTGAGAGAACCTGTTGTCAAGAACATGATAAAAGCCCTCAACTTTCAGTTTACTTTAGGCATTGTTCCGATGCATGCTGTTACTTACATTGGATATTGGGCTTATGGATCCAATGCATCTTCCTATTTGCTGAACAACGTTAGTGGTCCCATTTGGTTGAAGGGAACGGCTAATATTGCTGCCTTCTTGCAAGCTATCATCGCGTTGCAT ATATTTGCAAGTCCAATGTACGAGTTCTTGGATACTAAGTACGGAATTAAAGGGAGTGCACTGGCTTGTAAAAACTTGGGATTCAGAATTATTGTTAGAGGTGGCTATATAGCCATTACAGCTTTCCTCTCTGCTCTGTTGCCTTTTCTGGGAGACTTTATGAGCCTTACTGGAGCTATCAGTACATTTCCACTCACAtttatacttccaaatcacatgtACATTGTTGCTAATAGAAAGAAGTTGTCATTATTACAGAAGAGCTGGCATTGGCTCaatatttttttctttggttGCATATCAGTTGCTGCCTTAGTAGCTGCCTTAAAGCTTATCGATGTAGACTCTAAAACCTACCATGTCTTTGCTGATTTATAA
- the LOC132640364 gene encoding proline transporter 1-like isoform X2: MVPLGWFGGVVGLILSSAISLYASILIAKLHEYGGRRHIRYRDLAGFIYGQTAYSLVWALQYANLFLINTGYVILGGQALKAFYVLFRDDHLMKLPYFIALAGFACVLFAIAIPHLSALRVWLGFSTFFSLVYVFIVIALCLKDGLEAPPRDYSIPGTKSSRIWATIGAAGNLVFAYNTGMLPEIQATVREPVVKNMIKALNFQFTLGIVPMHAVTYIGYWAYGSNASSYLLNNVSGPIWLKGTANIAAFLQAIIALHIFASPMYEFLDTKYGIKGSALACKNLGFRIIVRGGYIAITAFLSALLPFLGDFMSLTGAISTFPLTFILPNHMYIVANRKKLSLLQKSWHWLNIFFFGCISVAALVAALKLIDVDSKTYHVFADL, from the exons ATGGTTCCTCTAGGTTGGTTtggtggtgtagttggtttgatTTTATCATCAGCTATATCACTATATGCTAGTATTCTTATCGCTAAGCTCCACGAATATGGGGGAAGGAGGCATATCAGATATAGAGACCTTGCAGGATTCATATATG GACAGACAGCCTATTCGCTTGTCTGGGCATTGCAGTATGCAAATCTTTTCTTGATAAATACTGGATATGTCATTTTGGGTGGACAGGCCTTAAAG GCTTTCTATGTTCTCTTTAGGGATGACCATCTGATGAAACTTCCATACTTCATTGCACTGGCTGGGTTCGCCTGCGTCCTTTTTGCCATTGCTATACCCCATTTGTCAGCTTTAAGGGTTTGGCTGGGGTTTTCAACATTCTTCAGTCTAGTGTATGTTTTTATTGTGATTGCTTTGTGTCTTAAAGACG GTCTTGAGGCACCTCCTAGAGACTATAGCATTCCAGGAACTAAAAGCAGTAGGATTTGGGCAACTATTGGTGCTGCTGGTAATCTTGTTTTTGCATATAACACAGGAATGCTTCCCGAGATACAG GCTACCGTGAGAGAACCTGTTGTCAAGAACATGATAAAAGCCCTCAACTTTCAGTTTACTTTAGGCATTGTTCCGATGCATGCTGTTACTTACATTGGATATTGGGCTTATGGATCCAATGCATCTTCCTATTTGCTGAACAACGTTAGTGGTCCCATTTGGTTGAAGGGAACGGCTAATATTGCTGCCTTCTTGCAAGCTATCATCGCGTTGCAT ATATTTGCAAGTCCAATGTACGAGTTCTTGGATACTAAGTACGGAATTAAAGGGAGTGCACTGGCTTGTAAAAACTTGGGATTCAGAATTATTGTTAGAGGTGGCTATATAGCCATTACAGCTTTCCTCTCTGCTCTGTTGCCTTTTCTGGGAGACTTTATGAGCCTTACTGGAGCTATCAGTACATTTCCACTCACAtttatacttccaaatcacatgtACATTGTTGCTAATAGAAAGAAGTTGTCATTATTACAGAAGAGCTGGCATTGGCTCaatatttttttctttggttGCATATCAGTTGCTGCCTTAGTAGCTGCCTTAAAGCTTATCGATGTAGACTCTAAAACCTACCATGTCTTTGCTGATTTATAA
- the LOC132640363 gene encoding proline transporter 2-like isoform X2: MLKFLKHFMKLEQVGVVLSTGINSAYALGYAGTIMVPLGWTGGVIGLVLSTLISLYASVLIAKIHEYGGKRHIRYRDLAGFMYGRAAYVIVWASQYANLFLINIGFIILGGQALKAFYLLFKDDDRMKLAYFIAIAGFACVLFAIAVPTLSSLRIWLAVSSVFSLVYLTIAFVLALRDGINAPPRDYSIPGSKINRLFTTVGAAANLVFVFNTGMIPEIQATVRAPVVDNMLKALYFQFSLGSVPVHAVTYVGYWAYGSSSSSYLLNNVSGPVWVKALANITAFLQAIIALHIFASPTYEFLDTKYGIKGSAVAVRSLAFRTLVRGGYLALTTFLSALLPFLGDFMSLTGAISSIPLTFILPNHMYIIAMKKKLSSLQKSWHMINVVFFSFMAAAALVAAFRLIAVDSKTYHAFADL, from the exons ATGTTGAAGTTCCTGAAACACTTCATGAAGTTGGAACAG GTGGGAGTTGTTCTGAGCACTGGTATCAACAGTGCCTATGCTCTAGGATATGCTGGCACTATTATGGTTCCTCTTGGCTGGACTGGTGGTGTCATTGGTCTTGTTTTATCAACTCTCATATCATTATATGCAAGTGTTCTTATTGCCAAGATTCATGAATATGGTGGAAAGAGGCATATCAGATACCGAGATCTTGCAGGATTTATGTATG GTCGGGCAGCTTATGTAATTGTGTGGGCATCGCAGTATGCAAATCTTTTcttgataaatattggattcatCATTTTGGGCGGACAGGCCTTAAAG GCTTTCTATCTTCTCTTTAAGGATGATGACCGGATGAAGCTAGCATACTTCATCGCGATTGCTGGATTTGCCTGCGTCTTATTCGCCATTGCTGTGCCCACCTTGTCATCACTAAGGATTTGGCTGGCTGTTTCATCGGTTTTCAGTCTAGTGTATCTCACTATAGCCTTTGTTTTAGCTCTTAGAGATG GTATTAATGCTCCTCCTAGGGACTATAGCATTCCAGGATCCAAAATAAACAGACTTTTTACAACTGTTGGTGCAGCTGCAAACCTTGTTTTTGTATTCAACACAGGAATGATTCCAGAGATCCAG GCTACTGTAAGAGCACCGGTTGTCGACAACATGTTGAAAGCCTTGTATTTTCAGTTTAGTTTAGGATCTGTGCCAGTTCATGCTGTTACTTATGTCGGGTACTGGGCGTATGGATCCAGTTCATCGTCCTATTTGCTCAACAATGTCAGTGGTCCAGTTTGGGTTAAGGCACTCGCCAACATTACCGCATTCTTGCAAGCCATCATAGCTCTACAT atATTTGCGAGTCCAACATATGAATTCTTGGATACAAAATACGGGATTAAAGGAAGTGCAGTTGCTGTTCGGAGCCTGGCATTCAGAACTCTAGTCAGAGGTGGTTATCTCGCGCTTACTACATTCCTATCTGCATTGTTACCTTTCTTGGGTGATTTCATGAGCCTCACTGGTGCTATCAGCTCGATTCCACTCACATTTATTCTTCCCAACCATATGTATATAATTGCCATGAAAAAGAAACTGTCTTCATTACAAAAGAGTTGGCATATGATCAATGTAGTCTTCTTTAGTTTCATGGCTGCTGCTGCATTAGTAGCTGCTTTCAGGCTTATAGCAGTGGACTCAAAAACTTACCACGCCTTTGCAGatttataa
- the LOC132640363 gene encoding proline transporter 2-like isoform X1 — protein sequence MGKDDQREEVAIISSPSNSQKVDHHVVALDVEVPETLHEVGTDSWFQVGVVLSTGINSAYALGYAGTIMVPLGWTGGVIGLVLSTLISLYASVLIAKIHEYGGKRHIRYRDLAGFMYGRAAYVIVWASQYANLFLINIGFIILGGQALKAFYLLFKDDDRMKLAYFIAIAGFACVLFAIAVPTLSSLRIWLAVSSVFSLVYLTIAFVLALRDGINAPPRDYSIPGSKINRLFTTVGAAANLVFVFNTGMIPEIQATVRAPVVDNMLKALYFQFSLGSVPVHAVTYVGYWAYGSSSSSYLLNNVSGPVWVKALANITAFLQAIIALHIFASPTYEFLDTKYGIKGSAVAVRSLAFRTLVRGGYLALTTFLSALLPFLGDFMSLTGAISSIPLTFILPNHMYIIAMKKKLSSLQKSWHMINVVFFSFMAAAALVAAFRLIAVDSKTYHAFADL from the exons atggGAAAAGATGACCAAAGGGAGGAAGTGGCTATAATTTCAAGTCCCTCAAATTCACAGAAAGTTGATCATCATGTAGTGGCTTTAGATGTTGAAGTTCCTGAAACACTTCATGAAGTTGGAACAG ATTCATGGTTTCAGGTGGGAGTTGTTCTGAGCACTGGTATCAACAGTGCCTATGCTCTAGGATATGCTGGCACTATTATGGTTCCTCTTGGCTGGACTGGTGGTGTCATTGGTCTTGTTTTATCAACTCTCATATCATTATATGCAAGTGTTCTTATTGCCAAGATTCATGAATATGGTGGAAAGAGGCATATCAGATACCGAGATCTTGCAGGATTTATGTATG GTCGGGCAGCTTATGTAATTGTGTGGGCATCGCAGTATGCAAATCTTTTcttgataaatattggattcatCATTTTGGGCGGACAGGCCTTAAAG GCTTTCTATCTTCTCTTTAAGGATGATGACCGGATGAAGCTAGCATACTTCATCGCGATTGCTGGATTTGCCTGCGTCTTATTCGCCATTGCTGTGCCCACCTTGTCATCACTAAGGATTTGGCTGGCTGTTTCATCGGTTTTCAGTCTAGTGTATCTCACTATAGCCTTTGTTTTAGCTCTTAGAGATG GTATTAATGCTCCTCCTAGGGACTATAGCATTCCAGGATCCAAAATAAACAGACTTTTTACAACTGTTGGTGCAGCTGCAAACCTTGTTTTTGTATTCAACACAGGAATGATTCCAGAGATCCAG GCTACTGTAAGAGCACCGGTTGTCGACAACATGTTGAAAGCCTTGTATTTTCAGTTTAGTTTAGGATCTGTGCCAGTTCATGCTGTTACTTATGTCGGGTACTGGGCGTATGGATCCAGTTCATCGTCCTATTTGCTCAACAATGTCAGTGGTCCAGTTTGGGTTAAGGCACTCGCCAACATTACCGCATTCTTGCAAGCCATCATAGCTCTACAT atATTTGCGAGTCCAACATATGAATTCTTGGATACAAAATACGGGATTAAAGGAAGTGCAGTTGCTGTTCGGAGCCTGGCATTCAGAACTCTAGTCAGAGGTGGTTATCTCGCGCTTACTACATTCCTATCTGCATTGTTACCTTTCTTGGGTGATTTCATGAGCCTCACTGGTGCTATCAGCTCGATTCCACTCACATTTATTCTTCCCAACCATATGTATATAATTGCCATGAAAAAGAAACTGTCTTCATTACAAAAGAGTTGGCATATGATCAATGTAGTCTTCTTTAGTTTCATGGCTGCTGCTGCATTAGTAGCTGCTTTCAGGCTTATAGCAGTGGACTCAAAAACTTACCACGCCTTTGCAGatttataa